The DNA sequence ATTAATGTTGAGCTGGATCAAGGCTGGGATGATGAATCGAGAGCATTTTGGTATGAGGCAACCCAAGGTTCGCGCCTTTTGCCGCTTGAATGGATGGAAGCGCTGGAGCAGCGGGGATCCACGGCTCTTTTTATGGATCCAGACCACGTAGAATCTCATAACTTTATTCCAAGAAGAGTCCATGTGCCCGATCGTGAGAATTTGGCGCAGCTGACGCTTGGAATGGCGCTCAATAATCAATCTGACCTTAATTTTTCGCGCACTCAATTACGATGGAAGCCGAACCAAACAGATAAAGAATATTGGGCTGGATTTACCTGTTCTGCCTGCCATACCTCCCGTATCACCTACAAGGGGCAGGAAATGAGAGTTGATGGTGGTGGTTCGCTTATGAACTTCCAGTCATTTATGTATGAGTTCAATTTAGCGCTTGAAGAGACGTATATCGAAAAGGCCAAGTGGGACCGTTTTGCGTCGAAGATTTTGGTGGATGCTGAAGCTAAGGCTGAATATGGCGACAAACTGAGAACCGAGTTTAAAAAGGTTCTTGATTGGCAAAAACGAGAGGCTTCTAGCAATTTCACCTTCGTCAAATATGGGTATGGCAGGATTGATGCCTTTGGCCACATCTACAACAAGATCGCCTTGCTGCTTAAAGATGGCGATCAAGAATTTAACCAGCCTGATGCGCCGGTAAGTATCCCTTTCATCTGGAGCGCGCCGCAATACAATAAGGTGCAATATAACGGTGCTGCACCACGGGTTTATTTTTGGGGTGTTGATGTTGGTGCACTTGCCAGAAATATGGGCGAATTTATTGGTGTTTTTGGGGATGTGACCGTTGAGAAAAAGATCGATAAAGATGGTTTTGCATCAAGCGTTGATCTTAAAAATCTATACAGCCTTGAAAAATCAACAGAACATATGCGCTCGCCTAAATGGCCGACAAAGATTTTTGGTCCCCATGATGAAGAGGAAAAAAAGAACGAGGCAAAGCTCGTTGCGCGAGGGGAGGACCTTTATCAACAAAATTGTCTTCTGTGCCATGATGTGGTCGACCGCACGGATACAAAGCGGGACATCGTTGTTCAGGAGAACTATCTAGCAAGCTCGGCGAAAATTGCTGAAGAGCGATTACAGTACCTTCCTAAAAACCTACACAATCAGCGCATCGAAAAACTGTCTACCGATCCTTGGATGGCGTGCAATGCTTATTCAGCGACGCTGCGCACAGGATTGTGGAGCAGTGATCGGGCGGTTGCGTCTAATGTTGATTTCAAGAGTATTGAGCGCGGTGATCCTGTTGCCTTGGGTGAGAAGATAGAAGCAAGTAAGCTTTTGAGCCTAACGGTTGCGGGTATTCTGGCTGCCAATCAGAGCAATGTGACTGAATTGATTGGTACTAGCTTCTTAAGTGCGCCGAGTATTCCCAGAGGAATAGGTGGAATTGATGATGACGCGTCCGTGGTTGAGCTGGGCAGCGAATGGCAAAACTACGATCGAAAGACTGATAAAGCGAAGCGTTTGGAAGACTGTTTGCGGGTCTGTCTCCTGCTTTCGGGACATGATGTAAGAAACAATTATCTCGGTTACACAAGTCGCCCTTTGAATGGCATATGGGCAACAGCGCCTTTCTTACACAATGGATCGGTTCCTACATTGTATGATTTACTCTTGCCTGCAGACCAGCGTCCTAATTGGTTTTGGACGGGCAGTTATGAATATGATCCAGTTAAGGTCGGTTTCATCACCAATAAAACGGAAGCAAATCGTTTTCTGTTTGAGGCGCGTAACAGTACGGGTGGTGCTTTGAACTCTGTTGATGGCAACACCAACCGAGGGCATGATTACGGCAATGAAAAGTTTAGCGACGAGGATCGCATGGCGCTCATCGCTTATTTGAAAACATTATAGGCGGTTTGTTAGATGTCACGGTTGAGTAAAACCTTAAAAATAGCAGGGTTAAGCCTTATAGGCGTGACCGCGATTTTGTGGGGAGCGGATAAATTTGAGAACAAATTGCCGCCAGAGCTGAGGGGCGCGGAAGATCTTGAGCGTGCAACGTTTGATGCGATCATCAAACAAATTATTGCGGACTTGGAAGGGGCAACTCGTGCTCAGCCAGGAACGGTAACGCGGGATGCACATGCGAAATCTCATGGCTGCTTGAAGGCAACGTTTGAGGTTGAAGACGAGTTGCCTCAGAATTTGAAGGTGGGCATGTTTGCC is a window from the Hyphomicrobiales bacterium genome containing:
- a CDS encoding di-heme-cytochrome C peroxidase; this encodes MKRIFWFVLPVLILEAIFIGTQYFSGQNYSEGAYKASPDDPAINVELDQGWDDESRAFWYEATQGSRLLPLEWMEALEQRGSTALFMDPDHVESHNFIPRRVHVPDRENLAQLTLGMALNNQSDLNFSRTQLRWKPNQTDKEYWAGFTCSACHTSRITYKGQEMRVDGGGSLMNFQSFMYEFNLALEETYIEKAKWDRFASKILVDAEAKAEYGDKLRTEFKKVLDWQKREASSNFTFVKYGYGRIDAFGHIYNKIALLLKDGDQEFNQPDAPVSIPFIWSAPQYNKVQYNGAAPRVYFWGVDVGALARNMGEFIGVFGDVTVEKKIDKDGFASSVDLKNLYSLEKSTEHMRSPKWPTKIFGPHDEEEKKNEAKLVARGEDLYQQNCLLCHDVVDRTDTKRDIVVQENYLASSAKIAEERLQYLPKNLHNQRIEKLSTDPWMACNAYSATLRTGLWSSDRAVASNVDFKSIERGDPVALGEKIEASKLLSLTVAGILAANQSNVTELIGTSFLSAPSIPRGIGGIDDDASVVELGSEWQNYDRKTDKAKRLEDCLRVCLLLSGHDVRNNYLGYTSRPLNGIWATAPFLHNGSVPTLYDLLLPADQRPNWFWTGSYEYDPVKVGFITNKTEANRFLFEARNSTGGALNSVDGNTNRGHDYGNEKFSDEDRMALIAYLKTL